One stretch of Amycolatopsis sp. NBC_00345 DNA includes these proteins:
- a CDS encoding metallopeptidase family protein → MATARDYRQRRRLRRDRHGRGLRGTLYPASLPAAASRAERFDALVLDALEPIEARWRHELTTLDVAVDDVPEVNADSRAPVDGVLHDGAVPLSRLVPAGVDRAGLPTRARIVLYRRPLEARAKDPGELADLVHDVLVEQVAGYLGVEPDVIEGD, encoded by the coding sequence GTGGCGACGGCTCGTGATTACCGACAGCGGCGGCGTCTTCGCAGGGACCGGCACGGCCGGGGCCTGCGCGGAACGCTCTATCCGGCGTCCCTGCCCGCGGCCGCGAGCCGGGCGGAACGGTTCGACGCGCTGGTGCTCGACGCGCTCGAGCCGATCGAGGCGCGCTGGCGCCACGAGCTGACCACGCTGGACGTGGCGGTCGACGACGTCCCCGAGGTCAACGCGGACAGCCGCGCGCCGGTCGACGGCGTCCTGCACGACGGCGCCGTGCCGCTGTCCCGCCTGGTCCCGGCGGGGGTCGACCGGGCCGGCCTGCCGACGCGCGCCCGGATCGTGCTCTACCGGCGCCCGCTCGAAGCCCGCGCCAAGGACCCCGGTGAGCTGGCCGACCTCGTGCACGACGTGCTCGTGGAACAGGTCGCGGGCTACCTGGGCGTCGAGCCGGACGTCATCGAAGGCGATTGA
- a CDS encoding glycosyltransferase family 2 protein — MTRTVAPSAVRTLPVLAIVVCHDGEEWLPLALSSLRRSTVRPRHVLAVDTGSTDRTARLLAEAADPHGVATGPDSPPVLSGVVTLSSETGFAAAIAAAVEHAVERWGDPGAWLWILHDDCAPEPDCLEQLLHAAEVTPSAKVLGPLGLDWADPRLVVEAGLSTDASGRRQQMAAADGGPSEVLAVPSAGSLVRRELWEDLGGFDEEFPLLREDLDFGWRANAAGSLVLSVPDARLRHARALTTGQRSPDAVSSSLAALNRAHGLRVFLVNCSPFSFWFGLVRLPVLLVLRALVFFVLRRTPEAGAELSALGYLCRGRGNLRAARARRRKTPRPGTVRGLFTGRFTRLRNAVRAGVVGLVRKGVESDMALGTVPEGVQQDSVWIPPEALAASRASSPVGPDALPAGALRGLSARGSGLRRPGTVVAVALPEAPTRDEAPDTEDAASAEPVEADATLPSPVPRPAPPAPEPELVFVEVNRRRVLAATVFAPPFVLAVVLTALALAVNAGRLGLDLSGGGLLPVGGLGEIWSAYLSPWHAIAGGTGAPAPATLPVLGTIGAVFTPIGGPAALVAILLIGDIPLAGLSAYAATRKLPVRRWVRAVVAATYALLPAATASVAQGRLDVVVVHLVLPLVVAGITRLLTRPGTRWLHVSALSAFGVALLGAFSPLAHALALAGLLIGFVVLPAPTGLARRVASVGIVVILPLVLLLPWPTVLLKHPELLLHGLGGPAAPASGTDLAGLTPGGPGAWPIGVVVLAATLVALVVRPTKQVAGGLALAVLGVLGVVLVRQIPVTPLQGGAATTGYTGVPLLVVGAGLLWAVLATWQRGGSSGVPAAWLPKAAGIAGVVVLAALGTGAVVTGHEGPLSAQPRAQLAPEVAADVAASGRAVLDLSTAGEPVRQTGGRLALFGDDELAPTPGTPDRLAGWRRDLGQGDANAVKRVFAAAAASGVQYVVLPRGTDPRAFVAMAGDLVATAAPMSDGRPVLKLVAKSGGVELISPELAKQAVTGGGAPGAAPGVSPVDARLPAVRVRASDGPTGRLLVLAAEQEAGWQATVNGKAVPIVPAWGHQVAVSIPPSPSEVSVTFPGTERGLLLLVQLAAVLFTALTAVPPRRRQRA, encoded by the coding sequence TTGACCCGCACCGTCGCTCCGTCCGCCGTGCGGACGCTGCCCGTTCTGGCCATTGTGGTCTGTCACGACGGCGAAGAATGGCTGCCGCTGGCGCTTTCTTCCTTGCGCCGCAGCACCGTCCGGCCGCGGCACGTGCTCGCGGTCGACACCGGGTCGACCGACCGGACCGCCCGGCTGCTGGCCGAGGCGGCCGACCCCCACGGCGTCGCGACGGGTCCCGACTCGCCGCCGGTGCTGTCCGGCGTCGTCACTCTATCGAGTGAAACCGGCTTCGCTGCGGCGATCGCGGCCGCCGTCGAGCACGCCGTCGAGCGCTGGGGCGACCCGGGCGCGTGGCTGTGGATCCTGCACGACGACTGCGCGCCGGAGCCCGACTGCCTGGAACAACTGCTGCACGCCGCGGAGGTCACGCCGTCGGCGAAGGTGCTCGGCCCGCTCGGGCTCGACTGGGCCGACCCGCGGCTCGTCGTCGAGGCCGGGCTGTCCACGGACGCTTCCGGGCGCCGCCAGCAGATGGCCGCGGCCGACGGCGGGCCGAGCGAGGTGCTCGCGGTCCCCAGCGCGGGATCGTTGGTGCGGCGGGAACTCTGGGAGGACCTCGGCGGCTTCGACGAGGAGTTCCCGTTGCTGCGCGAGGATCTCGACTTCGGCTGGCGCGCCAACGCCGCCGGGTCGCTCGTGCTGTCCGTGCCCGACGCGCGGCTGCGGCACGCGCGCGCCCTCACGACGGGGCAGCGCTCGCCCGACGCGGTGTCCTCGTCGCTCGCCGCGCTGAACCGTGCCCACGGGCTGCGGGTGTTCCTGGTGAACTGCTCGCCGTTTTCGTTCTGGTTCGGGCTCGTCCGGCTGCCGGTGCTGCTGGTGCTGCGCGCGCTCGTGTTCTTCGTGCTGCGCCGGACACCCGAGGCCGGCGCGGAGCTTTCGGCCCTCGGATATCTGTGCCGTGGCCGCGGAAACCTGCGTGCGGCGCGGGCGCGGCGGCGGAAAACCCCGCGTCCCGGCACCGTGCGCGGGCTCTTCACCGGACGGTTCACGCGGCTGCGCAACGCCGTTCGCGCCGGCGTGGTCGGCCTCGTGCGCAAGGGCGTGGAGAGCGACATGGCGCTCGGCACGGTCCCCGAGGGCGTCCAACAGGACTCGGTGTGGATCCCGCCGGAGGCGCTCGCCGCGTCGAGGGCTTCAAGCCCGGTCGGACCCGACGCGCTGCCCGCCGGGGCGCTGCGCGGGCTGAGCGCCCGCGGCTCCGGGCTGCGGCGGCCCGGCACCGTTGTCGCCGTCGCGCTGCCGGAGGCGCCGACGCGGGACGAGGCACCGGACACTGAGGACGCCGCGAGCGCCGAGCCGGTGGAGGCGGACGCCACCCTGCCGTCGCCGGTGCCGCGCCCGGCACCGCCCGCGCCCGAGCCGGAACTGGTCTTCGTGGAGGTGAACCGCCGGCGCGTGCTCGCCGCGACGGTTTTCGCGCCGCCGTTTGTCCTCGCCGTGGTGCTGACCGCGCTCGCGCTGGCGGTCAACGCCGGACGGCTCGGGCTCGACCTGTCCGGCGGCGGGCTGCTGCCGGTCGGCGGGCTGGGCGAGATCTGGTCGGCCTACCTCTCGCCGTGGCACGCGATCGCGGGCGGCACGGGTGCGCCGGCGCCGGCCACGCTGCCGGTGCTCGGCACCATCGGCGCCGTCTTCACGCCGATCGGCGGGCCTGCCGCGCTGGTGGCGATCCTGCTCATCGGCGACATCCCGCTGGCCGGGCTAAGCGCGTACGCGGCCACGCGCAAGCTTCCCGTGCGCCGCTGGGTGCGCGCGGTCGTCGCGGCGACGTATGCGCTGCTGCCCGCGGCCACGGCGTCCGTCGCGCAGGGCCGGCTCGACGTGGTGGTGGTCCATCTCGTGCTGCCGCTGGTGGTCGCCGGGATCACGCGCCTGCTGACGCGGCCGGGCACCCGGTGGCTGCATGTCTCGGCGCTGTCGGCGTTCGGCGTCGCGCTGCTCGGCGCGTTCTCGCCGCTCGCGCACGCGCTGGCGCTGGCCGGTCTGCTGATCGGCTTCGTGGTGCTGCCCGCCCCGACCGGGCTCGCGCGCCGCGTGGCGTCGGTCGGCATCGTGGTGATCCTGCCGCTGGTACTGCTGCTGCCGTGGCCGACGGTGCTGCTGAAGCACCCCGAACTGCTGCTGCACGGCCTCGGCGGACCGGCCGCGCCCGCGTCCGGCACCGACCTGGCCGGGCTCACCCCGGGCGGGCCCGGCGCGTGGCCGATCGGCGTCGTGGTGCTGGCGGCGACGCTCGTCGCGCTGGTGGTCCGGCCGACGAAGCAGGTGGCCGGCGGGCTCGCGCTCGCCGTGCTGGGCGTGCTCGGCGTGGTGCTCGTGCGGCAGATCCCGGTGACGCCCCTGCAGGGCGGTGCGGCCACGACCGGCTACACCGGCGTGCCGCTGCTGGTGGTCGGCGCCGGGCTGCTGTGGGCGGTGCTCGCCACTTGGCAGCGCGGCGGCTCGTCCGGCGTGCCCGCGGCGTGGCTGCCGAAGGCGGCCGGGATAGCCGGGGTCGTGGTGCTGGCCGCGCTCGGCACGGGCGCCGTCGTGACCGGCCACGAGGGTCCGCTTTCCGCGCAGCCGCGGGCACAGCTCGCGCCGGAGGTGGCGGCCGACGTCGCCGCTTCGGGACGCGCGGTGCTCGACCTGAGCACGGCGGGGGAGCCGGTGCGTCAGACCGGCGGAAGGCTGGCGCTGTTCGGCGACGACGAGCTCGCGCCGACTCCCGGCACTCCGGACCGGCTCGCCGGCTGGCGCCGGGACCTCGGGCAGGGCGACGCGAACGCGGTGAAGCGCGTCTTCGCCGCCGCCGCGGCGTCCGGCGTGCAGTACGTGGTGCTCCCGCGGGGCACGGACCCGCGGGCGTTCGTCGCCATGGCCGGCGACCTGGTGGCCACCGCCGCCCCGATGTCCGACGGCCGCCCGGTGCTCAAGCTCGTGGCGAAGTCCGGCGGGGTCGAGCTGATCTCCCCGGAGCTGGCCAAGCAGGCCGTGACGGGAGGCGGCGCGCCCGGCGCGGCTCCCGGCGTGTCACCGGTGGACGCCCGGCTGCCGGCCGTCCGCGTCCGCGCCTCGGACGGCCCGACCGGTCGTCTGCTGGTCCTCGCCGCCGAGCAGGAGGCGGGCTGGCAGGCGACGGTGAACGGCAAGGCGGTGCCGATCGTGCCCGCCTGGGGCCACCAGGTGGCGGTCTCGATCCCGCCGTCACCGTCGGAGGTCTCGGTGACGTTCCCGGGTACCGAACGGGGACTGCTGCTGCTCGTTCAGCTCGCCGCGGTGCTGTTCACGGCGCTGACGGCGGTGCCGCCCCGGCGTCGCCAGCGGGCCTGA
- a CDS encoding WhiB family transcriptional regulator codes for MGDLTDLFDAGEEEQDWQERALCAQTDPEAFFPEKGGSTREAKRICLGCEVKDECLEYALAHDERFGIWGGLSERERRKLKKRVI; via the coding sequence CTGGGGGATCTGACCGACCTCTTCGATGCCGGTGAAGAGGAGCAGGACTGGCAGGAGCGCGCCCTGTGCGCGCAGACGGACCCGGAGGCGTTCTTCCCTGAGAAGGGCGGCTCCACCCGTGAAGCCAAACGGATCTGCCTGGGCTGCGAGGTCAAGGACGAGTGCCTGGAGTACGCACTCGCGCATGACGAGCGCTTCGGCATCTGGGGCGGCCTGTCCGAGCGAGAGCGGCGAAAGCTGAAGAAACGCGTCATCTGA
- a CDS encoding site-2 protease family protein: protein MRPSPVFLGILAVSVVGGFLAAYGNSSSLLGSKDPMFIAGVVLLVAGGWIASLTLHEFGHAIVAYRGGDGGIADKGYLTLDVRKYTDPVLSIVLPLVFLLIGGIPLPGGAVWINRGALRTRATSMWVSLAGPLSNLGVGAALCLVIALVPMAQGLFYGLSYLALLQVMTFLINILPIPGLDGWGAIEPYLSPQARAFGARVRPWAPLVLFALLFAFQAVSNLLWDVARAIFGTLGGSDIAASIGQIAFLFWRN, encoded by the coding sequence GTGCGCCCGAGCCCGGTCTTCCTCGGCATCCTCGCCGTGTCCGTCGTGGGTGGCTTCCTGGCCGCCTACGGCAATTCCTCCTCCCTGCTCGGGAGCAAGGACCCGATGTTCATCGCCGGGGTGGTGCTGCTGGTGGCGGGGGGCTGGATCGCGTCGCTGACGCTGCACGAGTTCGGCCACGCCATCGTCGCCTACCGCGGCGGCGACGGCGGCATCGCCGACAAGGGCTACCTCACGCTGGACGTCCGCAAGTACACCGACCCGGTGCTGTCGATCGTGCTGCCGCTGGTCTTCCTGCTGATCGGCGGCATCCCGCTGCCGGGTGGCGCGGTGTGGATCAACCGGGGCGCGCTGCGCACCCGGGCCACGTCGATGTGGGTCTCGCTGGCCGGGCCGCTGAGCAACCTCGGCGTCGGCGCCGCGCTCTGCCTGGTGATCGCGCTGGTGCCGATGGCCCAGGGCCTGTTCTACGGGCTGTCCTACCTCGCGCTGCTGCAGGTGATGACGTTCCTGATCAACATCCTGCCGATCCCGGGCCTGGACGGCTGGGGCGCGATCGAGCCGTACCTCTCGCCGCAGGCGCGGGCGTTCGGCGCGCGGGTGCGGCCGTGGGCGCCGCTGGTGCTGTTCGCGCTGCTGTTCGCCTTCCAGGCGGTGTCGAACCTGCTCTGGGACGTGGCCCGCGCGATCTTCGGCACGCTCGGCGGCAGCGACATCGCCGCGTCGATCGGCCAGATCGCCTTCCTGTTCTGGCGGAACTGA
- the mshB gene encoding N-acetyl-1-D-myo-inositol-2-amino-2-deoxy-alpha-D-glucopyranoside deacetylase: MIGVIRKLLLVHAHPDDESITTGGAMARYAAEGAEVFLVTCTLGEEGEIVPPRLAELAAGAADQLGGYRSGELAAAGAALGLTRHEYLGGIGRWRDSGMAGTAAAGHPRAFAGGLIDEQAVQLRALIDELRPQVVVTYDAFGGYGHPDHIRAHDVTMAAAPGAESVERVFHVVPSRTAVDAGLAELRAHGSSPFRVPAGDELPGTPDEKVSTVLDISAHLPAKLAALRAHETQLTVVDGDVVHFALTNDIAQPIPRAEYFVLAHGDPAGAETDLFGGL; the protein is encoded by the coding sequence CTGATCGGTGTGATCCGAAAGTTGCTGCTGGTCCATGCCCACCCCGATGACGAGAGCATCACCACTGGCGGCGCGATGGCGCGCTACGCCGCGGAGGGCGCGGAGGTCTTCCTGGTCACCTGCACCCTCGGCGAAGAGGGCGAGATCGTCCCGCCGCGGCTGGCCGAGCTGGCCGCCGGCGCCGCCGACCAGCTCGGCGGGTACCGGTCGGGCGAACTGGCCGCCGCGGGCGCCGCGCTCGGCCTTACTCGCCACGAGTACCTCGGCGGCATCGGCCGCTGGCGCGACTCCGGCATGGCGGGCACCGCGGCCGCCGGCCACCCGCGGGCCTTCGCCGGCGGCCTCATCGACGAGCAGGCCGTGCAGCTGCGCGCGCTCATCGACGAGCTGCGGCCACAGGTCGTCGTCACCTACGACGCCTTCGGCGGGTACGGCCACCCCGACCACATCCGGGCCCACGACGTCACGATGGCCGCGGCGCCCGGGGCGGAGTCGGTCGAGCGCGTCTTCCACGTGGTCCCTTCGCGCACGGCGGTCGACGCCGGGCTGGCGGAACTGCGCGCGCACGGCTCGTCACCCTTCCGGGTACCGGCGGGCGATGAGCTTCCCGGCACGCCGGATGAGAAGGTCAGCACCGTGCTCGACATCTCGGCCCACCTCCCGGCGAAGCTGGCGGCCCTGCGCGCCCACGAGACGCAGCTGACGGTCGTCGACGGCGACGTCGTCCACTTCGCACTGACCAACGACATCGCCCAGCCGATCCCGCGCGCCGAGTACTTCGTGCTCGCGCACGGGGACCCGGCGGGCGCCGAGACCGACCTGTTCGGCGGCCTGTGA
- a CDS encoding ABC transporter family substrate-binding protein encodes MLVTTRSRAVRLGAFVAGAALLLSACGGGGGNSAVQTGQAFADCDANANTCNSAAADQLQDGGDVTYAIEKNIPNWNVVSAEGNVFETGEVTKGILPYTFYATPDLKPALAKDFVESADVTSTNPQVVTYKLNPKAVWSDGTPFSADDFVYNWKTQNGKDCADCAAASTSGYDQVSSVVGSDGGKTVTATFSKPFTDWRQLWSSSGAMYPAHLAAQHGDTTTPAGLAASFKWFGTTVPTWSGGPWKISKFVNNQSVTMVPNDKFWGTKPKLASVVFRIITDATQEPTALQNNEVQAIYPQPQVDLVNQVKNMPNISSYIGLGLQWEHFDLNLKSKALGDKALRQALFTAVNRKDMIAKTVGQFTDKVQPLNNHNFMPQQAGYKDVISSTGQGTGDIDKAKKILTDAGYKINGTQLTDPSGAAVAPLRIRYTVGNQIRQNECELFAQAAAQLGVKVNVASTDDLGTTTTTGDYDIIVFAWVSSPYVFGGAVQNWTTNQGNNYGKYSNPQVDNLIGEANAETDQTKAADLLNQADQLMANDAYVLPLYQKPTFLAVSDKIANLRNNSTLDGPVYNMAEWGIRK; translated from the coding sequence ATGTTAGTGACGACAAGGTCGCGCGCCGTGAGGCTCGGTGCGTTCGTCGCGGGCGCGGCCCTTCTGCTCTCCGCCTGTGGCGGCGGGGGTGGCAACAGCGCTGTGCAGACCGGGCAGGCATTCGCCGACTGCGACGCGAACGCGAACACCTGCAACTCGGCCGCGGCCGACCAGCTGCAGGACGGCGGCGACGTCACCTACGCCATCGAGAAGAACATCCCGAACTGGAACGTCGTTTCGGCCGAGGGCAACGTCTTCGAGACCGGTGAGGTCACCAAGGGCATCCTGCCCTACACCTTCTACGCGACGCCGGACCTCAAGCCGGCTCTGGCCAAGGACTTCGTCGAGTCCGCGGACGTCACCAGCACCAACCCGCAGGTGGTCACGTACAAGCTGAACCCGAAGGCGGTCTGGTCGGACGGCACGCCGTTCTCGGCCGACGACTTCGTCTACAACTGGAAGACCCAGAACGGCAAGGACTGCGCCGACTGCGCCGCGGCCAGCACCTCGGGCTACGACCAGGTCTCCTCGGTCGTCGGCTCCGACGGCGGCAAGACGGTCACCGCGACCTTCTCCAAGCCGTTCACCGACTGGCGTCAGCTGTGGAGCTCCTCGGGCGCGATGTACCCGGCGCACCTGGCCGCCCAGCACGGTGACACCACCACCCCGGCCGGCCTCGCCGCTTCGTTCAAGTGGTTCGGCACGACTGTCCCGACCTGGTCGGGCGGCCCGTGGAAGATCTCGAAGTTCGTCAACAACCAGTCGGTCACGATGGTCCCGAACGACAAGTTCTGGGGCACCAAGCCGAAGCTGGCCAGCGTGGTCTTCCGCATCATCACCGATGCCACGCAGGAGCCGACCGCGCTGCAGAACAACGAGGTCCAGGCCATCTACCCGCAGCCTCAGGTCGACCTGGTCAACCAGGTCAAGAACATGCCGAACATCTCCTCCTACATCGGCCTCGGCCTGCAGTGGGAGCACTTCGACCTCAACCTGAAGAGCAAAGCGCTCGGCGACAAGGCGCTTCGGCAGGCCCTGTTCACCGCGGTCAACCGCAAGGACATGATCGCCAAGACCGTCGGCCAGTTCACCGACAAGGTCCAGCCGCTCAACAACCACAACTTCATGCCGCAGCAGGCCGGCTACAAGGACGTCATCTCCTCGACCGGCCAGGGCACGGGTGACATCGACAAGGCCAAGAAGATCCTGACCGACGCGGGCTACAAGATCAACGGCACGCAGCTGACGGACCCGTCCGGCGCGGCTGTGGCGCCCCTGCGGATCCGCTACACCGTCGGCAACCAGATCCGCCAGAACGAGTGCGAGCTGTTCGCGCAGGCGGCGGCCCAGCTCGGCGTCAAGGTCAACGTCGCCTCGACCGACGACCTCGGCACCACCACGACGACCGGCGACTACGACATCATCGTCTTCGCGTGGGTCTCCTCGCCGTACGTCTTCGGCGGCGCGGTGCAGAACTGGACCACCAACCAGGGCAACAACTACGGCAAGTACAGCAACCCGCAGGTCGACAACCTGATCGGCGAGGCCAACGCCGAGACCGACCAGACCAAGGCCGCGGACCTGCTCAACCAGGCGGACCAGCTGATGGCGAACGACGCGTACGTGCTTCCGCTCTACCAGAAGCCGACCTTCCTCGCGGTGTCGGACAAGATCGCGAACCTGCGTAACAACTCCACTCTGGACGGCCCCGTCTACAACATGGCGGAGTGGGGCATCCGCAAGTGA
- a CDS encoding ABC transporter permease, with protein sequence MLAFALRRLFVSVPILIVSTFVVFVMVSLSANPLSPLIQRSPPPPPRTIELERIRLHLDQPILERYWHWITGVLSGDFGPSVQSNMNIGHEVISRFGVTLRLIVLAMVVALILAVIIGVVSAARQYSKFDYTATFFGFLFLSMPSFWFAIVLKQIGISINTSVGDQIFYTIGSSSIIVTGGAWAHFTDVLGHLVLPTISLALTSYAAWSRFQRASMLEVLNSDYVRLARAKGLPRWTVTRKHALRNALIPLTTVTALDIGSILGGAVVTETVFQWQGAGTFLLDAIKGSDVYAVEAWLLIAATFIILLNLIADLLYGLLDPRIRYA encoded by the coding sequence ATGCTTGCCTTCGCATTGCGCCGGCTCTTCGTCTCGGTGCCGATTCTGATCGTTTCGACATTTGTCGTATTCGTAATGGTTTCTCTGTCGGCGAACCCCCTGAGCCCCCTGATCCAGAGAAGCCCACCTCCGCCGCCGCGCACGATCGAGCTGGAGCGCATCCGGCTGCACCTCGACCAGCCGATCCTGGAACGCTACTGGCACTGGATCACCGGTGTGCTGAGCGGTGACTTCGGCCCTTCCGTGCAGTCGAACATGAACATCGGCCACGAGGTGATCAGCCGGTTCGGCGTGACCCTGCGGCTGATCGTGCTGGCGATGGTGGTCGCCCTGATCCTGGCGGTGATCATCGGCGTCGTCAGCGCCGCCCGCCAGTACTCGAAGTTCGACTACACGGCGACCTTCTTCGGCTTCCTGTTCCTTTCGATGCCTTCGTTCTGGTTCGCGATCGTGCTCAAGCAGATCGGCATCTCGATCAACACGAGCGTCGGCGACCAGATCTTCTACACCATCGGCTCCTCGTCGATCATCGTCACCGGCGGCGCCTGGGCCCATTTCACGGACGTCCTCGGCCACCTCGTGCTGCCGACGATTTCGCTGGCCCTGACCAGCTACGCCGCCTGGAGCCGGTTCCAGCGCGCCTCGATGCTCGAAGTGCTCAACAGCGACTACGTCCGGCTCGCCCGCGCGAAGGGCCTGCCCCGCTGGACGGTGACCCGCAAGCACGCGCTGCGCAACGCGCTGATCCCGCTCACCACGGTGACCGCGCTCGACATCGGCTCCATCCTCGGCGGCGCCGTCGTGACCGAGACCGTGTTCCAGTGGCAGGGCGCGGGAACGTTCCTGCTCGACGCGATCAAGGGAAGCGACGTGTACGCGGTCGAAGCCTGGCTGCTCATCGCGGCGACGTTCATCATCCTGCTCAACCTCATCGCCGACCTGCTCTACGGCCTGCTCGACCCGAGGATCCGCTATGCCTGA
- a CDS encoding ABC transporter permease, giving the protein MPDNSGAQTPTAQGGSPLPPDGAPEREFTVEERSQAQLVFKRFLQHRLAMISLIVFVLIVLFAYLGALFWKYGPADITADNSAPPSGEHPFGTDAIGHDQLAQVMRGTQISLQISVLVAIFATVVGTIWGAVAGYYRGWLDTILMRIADLVLTLPLLAVAAVLAHQSGGSWWLIAVVIGGLYWAYVSRVARGVVLSLREKEFIEASKALGASDARIIFRHLVPNALGSIIVNLTILVSIAILLETALSFLGFGVQLPDTSLGLLVSTAQTAVDTRPWLFYFPGVFIILIALTINFIGDGLRDAFDPQQTKVRA; this is encoded by the coding sequence ATGCCTGACAACTCCGGTGCCCAGACACCCACCGCACAAGGCGGCTCCCCGCTCCCCCCGGACGGCGCGCCCGAACGCGAGTTCACCGTCGAGGAACGCAGCCAGGCCCAGCTGGTCTTCAAGCGGTTCCTGCAGCACCGGCTGGCGATGATCAGCCTGATCGTGTTCGTGCTGATCGTGCTGTTCGCCTACCTCGGCGCGCTGTTCTGGAAGTACGGCCCCGCCGACATCACCGCGGACAACTCGGCGCCGCCCTCGGGCGAGCACCCGTTCGGGACCGACGCGATCGGCCACGACCAGCTCGCGCAGGTGATGCGCGGGACCCAGATCTCGCTGCAGATCTCGGTGCTGGTCGCCATCTTCGCGACGGTCGTCGGCACCATCTGGGGCGCCGTGGCCGGCTACTACCGCGGCTGGCTCGACACGATCCTGATGCGCATCGCCGACCTGGTGCTCACCCTGCCGCTGCTCGCCGTCGCCGCGGTGCTGGCGCACCAGTCGGGCGGCAGCTGGTGGCTGATCGCCGTGGTCATCGGCGGGCTGTACTGGGCGTACGTCTCGCGTGTCGCCCGCGGTGTGGTGCTTTCGTTGCGGGAGAAGGAGTTCATCGAGGCGTCCAAGGCGCTCGGCGCCAGCGACGCGCGGATCATCTTCCGGCACCTGGTGCCCAACGCGCTCGGCTCGATCATCGTGAACCTGACGATCCTGGTGTCGATCGCGATCCTCCTGGAGACCGCGCTGTCGTTCCTGGGCTTCGGCGTCCAGCTGCCCGACACCTCGCTCGGCCTGCTGGTCAGCACCGCGCAGACCGCGGTCGACACTCGCCCGTGGCTGTTCTACTTCCCGGGCGTTTTCATCATCCTGATCGCGCTGACGATCAACTTCATCGGGGACGGCCTGCGGGACGCGTTCGACCCCCAGCAGACGAAGGTGCGCGCATGA
- a CDS encoding ABC transporter ATP-binding protein produces the protein MTEYDSQAGSGDPVLVVEDLTVQFPTGEGLVKAVRGVNYQLRRGEVLGIVGESGSGKSVTSLAVMGLLPRTAQVSGSIRFGGVELLNSSEKELNKVRGKGISMVFQDPMTSLNPVYTVGDQIAEAITAHNNVRKDVARKQAVELLELVRIPNPAQRANEYPHQLSGGMRQRVVIAIAMANNPDVIIADEPTTALDVTVQAQILEALKAAQQETGAAMVLITHDLGVIAGSADRVHVMYAGKVVESGTVDEIFYTPRMPYTLGLLGSLPRLDVKTERLTPITGSPPATTNMPPGCPFSPRCPLSQPVCDEEEPQLVAGPGDQHAACHFTDQVVGRDPAELFSATSADTAAVPVVVEATASDTETNS, from the coding sequence ATGACCGAGTACGACTCCCAAGCGGGGAGCGGCGATCCCGTCCTCGTGGTGGAGGACCTGACGGTCCAGTTCCCGACCGGCGAAGGCCTGGTCAAAGCCGTCCGCGGGGTGAACTACCAGCTGCGCCGCGGCGAGGTGCTGGGCATCGTCGGCGAGTCCGGCTCCGGCAAGTCGGTCACCTCGCTGGCCGTGATGGGGCTGCTGCCCCGTACCGCCCAGGTCTCCGGCTCCATCCGCTTCGGCGGCGTCGAGCTGCTGAACTCCAGCGAGAAGGAGCTGAACAAGGTCCGCGGCAAGGGCATCTCGATGGTCTTCCAGGACCCGATGACCTCGCTCAACCCGGTGTACACCGTGGGCGACCAGATCGCCGAGGCGATCACCGCGCACAACAACGTCCGCAAGGACGTGGCGCGCAAGCAGGCGGTCGAGCTGCTCGAGCTGGTGCGCATCCCGAACCCGGCGCAGCGCGCGAACGAGTACCCGCACCAGCTCTCGGGCGGTATGCGCCAGCGCGTGGTGATCGCGATCGCCATGGCCAACAACCCGGACGTGATCATCGCGGACGAGCCGACCACCGCCCTCGACGTCACCGTGCAGGCCCAGATCCTCGAAGCGCTGAAGGCGGCGCAGCAGGAGACGGGCGCGGCGATGGTGCTGATCACCCACGACCTCGGGGTGATCGCGGGCTCGGCCGACCGGGTGCACGTGATGTACGCGGGCAAGGTGGTAGAGTCCGGCACCGTCGACGAGATCTTCTACACGCCGCGGATGCCCTACACCCTTGGCCTGCTGGGCAGCCTGCCCCGCCTCGACGTGAAGACCGAGCGGCTCACCCCGATCACCGGCTCGCCGCCCGCCACCACGAACATGCCGCCGGGCTGCCCGTTCAGCCCGCGCTGCCCGCTGTCGCAGCCGGTCTGCGACGAGGAGGAGCCGCAGCTGGTCGCCGGCCCCGGGGACCAGCACGCGGCCTGCCACTTCACCGACCAGGTGGTCGGCCGGGACCCGGCCGAGCTGTTCAGCGCCACCTCGGCCGACACGGCGGCCGTCCCGGTCGTCGTCGAGGCCACCGCGAGCGACACGGAGACGAACTCATGA